The following proteins come from a genomic window of Nostoc sp. ATCC 53789:
- a CDS encoding type II toxin-antitoxin system PemK/MazF family toxin, giving the protein MVIKPYVPDRGDIVKLDCGTTTQITADSIRSVLALRTSGMSFEDIAKTLSAELKPQGREQMGYRPFLVMSPLKYNQMASIVLICPITNQKKGLNFEVPLPDGMITSGVVLADQIKSLDWKVRKVLFVERVQEDLIEEVQARIEPLIL; this is encoded by the coding sequence TTGGTAATTAAACCATACGTTCCAGATAGAGGTGATATTGTCAAGTTAGACTGTGGAACTACAACGCAAATTACGGCTGATTCTATCCGAAGTGTATTAGCATTAAGAACATCAGGAATGTCATTTGAAGATATTGCTAAAACACTTAGTGCAGAACTAAAACCTCAAGGGCGTGAGCAGATGGGCTATCGTCCTTTTTTAGTTATGTCGCCATTAAAATACAATCAAATGGCTTCCATAGTTCTAATTTGTCCAATTACTAATCAAAAAAAAGGTCTTAACTTTGAAGTTCCGCTTCCTGATGGAATGATAACCAGTGGCGTAGTGTTAGCCGATCAGATCAAATCACTAGACTGGAAAGTTAGAAAGGTTTTGTTTGTAGAGAGAGTTCAAGAGGATCTAATTGAAGAAGTGCAAGCAAGAATTGAACCTCTGATTTTATAA
- a CDS encoding response regulator — protein MTKKLHEPLLVVEDSNEDFRMLQRLMRLMSVQNPIHRCTNGDEVLEFLYQQDSDAHSKGENLPNSKVALRPSVILLDLNLPGIDGRDILDRLKQDKSFKEIPIVVFTTSSNPKDIELCYQKGANGYLVKPMDAQELKKTIQAFVDYWLEANMPPVLD, from the coding sequence ATGACAAAAAAACTTCATGAACCTCTGCTTGTTGTTGAGGACAGCAATGAAGATTTTCGGATGCTACAACGTCTGATGCGGCTCATGTCCGTCCAGAACCCCATACATCGTTGTACTAATGGGGATGAGGTTTTAGAGTTCCTGTATCAACAGGACAGTGATGCCCATAGCAAAGGCGAAAACTTACCCAACTCTAAAGTAGCATTACGACCCTCTGTGATCTTGCTCGATCTGAATTTGCCCGGTATTGATGGCCGTGACATTTTAGATCGGCTCAAGCAAGACAAGAGTTTCAAGGAAATCCCCATCGTTGTTTTTACCACATCATCTAACCCCAAGGATATTGAGTTGTGCTACCAAAAGGGCGCAAATGGATATCTGGTAAAGCCGATGGATGCTCAGGAACTAAAAAAGACGATCCAGGCATTTGTGGATTACTGGCTTGAAGCCAATATGCCGCCAGTCTTGGATTAA
- a CDS encoding ATP-binding protein, with amino-acid sequence MSQPKNTTTQATALTNHDRKPIHIPGSIQPHGVLLALSTQLEILQVSNNTQAYVGKEPKDLLGKPLSYLLKAQQVEAVKQCLVKKIGSPNTFKVSINTSDGVRDFDAIAHRTEEGVILELEPTDSKSEVSFLGFHALAGEAIAKMQSTSNLIEFLHLVAEEVQKIIGFDRVMVYQFDESEAGSVVAEVKREDLSPYLGLHYPATDIPAQARELYTRCFLRFLPDLTAESVQLVPTQNPTTHQHLDLSYSVLRSFDWCCAEYHQNMGVKALLVISLIQEQKLWGLISCHHQTPKYISYEVRKMCEFLGQIVSSELAHKISSSEWDYKVKLKSLQSEFLESISQADNFIDALIKPEIRLLDFVSASGAAVCLDNEINLVGTTPNIDQVRALIEWADTQVSDNLFSTDSLPKLYPEALIFKDTASGLLLLRISKVRRYYILWFRPEVIQTVHWAGNPQESIQAQTDGSYTLSPRKSFEQWQETVRLTSLPWKGCELESAIALSNAIVGIVLSKADELAKINLELERSNQELASFAYAASHDLKEPLRGIYNFSTVLLEDYAQVLDDDGIECLQTVVSLSVRMETLINALLRLSQLGQAHLREQATDLNELLNQVINVFHASRQGCGLVDIRIPRPLPTIQCDRVLVNEVFSNLLGNAFKYNDKAEQWVEIGYLSQEEAGGAGETKGQGDKGTRGENLKQIFPLVPNSPCPQVLLPIPHAPCPIFYIRDNGIGIPQHHLETIFRLFKRLHSQEKYGGGAGAGLAIVKKIVELHNGQIWVESTVGVGSIFYFTLE; translated from the coding sequence ATGAGCCAGCCTAAAAATACTACTACCCAAGCGACTGCTCTGACTAACCACGATCGCAAACCTATTCATATACCTGGCTCTATTCAACCTCATGGTGTACTACTAGCACTCAGTACTCAGTTAGAGATACTGCAAGTTAGCAACAATACCCAAGCTTATGTAGGTAAAGAGCCAAAAGATTTGCTTGGTAAACCATTGAGCTATTTATTAAAAGCTCAACAAGTAGAAGCTGTAAAGCAGTGCTTGGTAAAAAAAATTGGCAGTCCCAATACTTTTAAAGTATCAATAAATACTTCGGATGGGGTACGAGATTTTGATGCGATCGCTCATCGTACAGAAGAGGGTGTGATTCTGGAGTTAGAACCGACTGACTCAAAATCTGAGGTGAGTTTTCTAGGCTTTCATGCTTTGGCAGGTGAAGCGATCGCAAAAATGCAAAGCACATCAAACCTGATAGAATTTTTGCACTTAGTGGCTGAAGAAGTCCAAAAAATCATCGGTTTTGATCGGGTAATGGTCTATCAATTTGATGAGTCGGAAGCGGGTTCTGTTGTTGCAGAAGTAAAACGGGAAGATTTATCACCTTATTTAGGACTTCATTATCCCGCTACGGATATTCCAGCGCAGGCTAGGGAGTTATACACACGATGCTTTCTGCGATTTCTTCCCGATTTGACGGCCGAATCTGTCCAGCTAGTTCCAACGCAAAATCCGACAACACATCAGCATCTTGATTTAAGCTACTCTGTGCTACGGAGTTTTGATTGGTGTTGTGCTGAATATCATCAAAATATGGGAGTGAAGGCTCTTTTGGTGATTTCACTTATTCAAGAGCAGAAACTTTGGGGATTAATATCTTGCCATCATCAAACACCAAAGTATATTTCCTACGAAGTACGCAAGATGTGCGAATTTTTGGGACAAATCGTATCTTCAGAGTTAGCGCACAAAATTAGTTCTTCGGAATGGGACTATAAGGTAAAACTCAAATCGCTACAGTCTGAGTTCCTTGAGTCCATTTCCCAAGCAGACAACTTTATCGATGCCTTAATCAAACCGGAAATCCGCTTGCTAGATTTTGTCAGTGCCTCTGGAGCGGCTGTTTGTCTGGATAATGAAATTAACCTTGTGGGAACCACACCAAATATTGATCAGGTGCGAGCGTTAATTGAATGGGCAGATACTCAAGTTAGTGACAACCTGTTTTCTACAGATTCTCTGCCGAAGCTTTATCCAGAAGCACTCATATTTAAAGATACTGCCAGTGGTTTGTTGCTGCTGCGAATTTCTAAAGTCCGGCGTTATTATATTCTTTGGTTCCGCCCTGAAGTTATCCAAACAGTACACTGGGCAGGAAATCCACAAGAATCCATTCAAGCTCAAACAGATGGTAGCTATACCCTGTCTCCCCGAAAATCTTTTGAACAATGGCAAGAAACGGTTAGATTAACTTCTTTACCTTGGAAAGGGTGTGAACTTGAAAGTGCGATCGCTCTGAGTAATGCGATCGTTGGTATTGTCCTCTCGAAAGCGGATGAATTAGCGAAAATCAACCTGGAGTTAGAACGCAGTAACCAAGAACTAGCATCCTTTGCCTACGCTGCTTCTCACGATCTCAAAGAACCTTTGCGGGGCATTTATAACTTCTCGACGGTGCTGCTAGAAGACTATGCCCAAGTATTAGATGATGACGGCATTGAGTGCTTGCAAACAGTAGTGTCCTTATCTGTACGCATGGAAACTCTGATTAATGCTTTGCTGCGACTATCGCAGTTAGGACAAGCACATCTCCGAGAGCAAGCAACCGATCTCAACGAATTGCTCAACCAAGTAATTAATGTCTTTCATGCTAGTCGCCAAGGCTGTGGGCTTGTGGATATTCGCATTCCTCGGCCTTTACCAACAATTCAGTGCGATCGAGTTCTCGTTAATGAAGTCTTCAGTAACCTGCTTGGTAATGCCTTCAAATACAACGATAAAGCAGAGCAATGGGTTGAGATTGGCTACCTTTCTCAAGAAGAGGCAGGGGGAGCAGGGGAGACAAAGGGACAAGGGGACAAGGGGACAAGAGGTGAGAACTTGAAACAAATCTTTCCCCTTGTCCCCAATTCTCCTTGTCCCCAAGTCCTCTTGCCCATACCCCATGCCCCATGCCCAATCTTTTATATCCGAGATAACGGTATTGGCATCCCACAGCATCACTTAGAAACTATCTTTAGATTATTCAAGCGGCTGCACTCTCAGGAAAAGTACGGTGGAGGAGCAGGTGCAGGATTAGCTATTGTTAAAAAGATTGTTGAGCTTCATAACGGCCAAATTTGGGTTGAATCTACCGTAGGTGTTGGCTCTATTTTCTATTTCACGCTGGAATAG
- a CDS encoding alpha/beta hydrolase: MNSLFGNWASSLRKNSLLLVLSTLLPTFGISNSVLAAERIYASYSALELSISVNTLENYAKTGVINEDLAAYQQYLPLQQLPELRRILLNRVKVSPVVLSQLLYTPQGEFLLHRLAQVIKTSQPGFGNLRSALISASAESGGLTLLNVLRKYPSSSIRLDVAETLEIATELEKLVNQTHSAIAAVSQESKIEAATTPQPNLSQLPDLKVPGKFKSQKYTLKFFDSKRNRLLLTDVYIPNVQKTAPVIVISHGLGLDSSNFQYLATHLSSYGFAVVVPNHPGSDAKQLRSLLKGHAVEVAEPGEFQDRPLDVTYILNQLEKGNQSDSRFKGRLNLQQVGVFGQSLGGYTALALAGAKINFEQLKQDCQPAALQKTWNMSLLLQCRALELSISKSGKDYNLRDERVKAAIAVNPITSSIFGKAGLSQIKTPVMIVSSSDDTVAPALSEQILPFSWFANSQKYLVMLVGGTHFSTIGNGNPANQQVALPTDMIGDASQARRYMNVLSLPFFQTYIAGKPQYTPYLNAAYTQSISSKSLGLSLVKSLNTTELAQLLDMQGAKTVKKKFPTP; the protein is encoded by the coding sequence ATGAATAGTTTGTTTGGTAATTGGGCCAGCAGCCTCAGAAAAAATTCCCTATTGCTGGTTCTCTCAACACTGCTGCCAACGTTTGGAATTAGCAATTCTGTCTTGGCAGCAGAGCGGATTTATGCATCTTATTCAGCCTTAGAGCTTTCCATTTCAGTCAACACTTTAGAAAACTATGCCAAAACAGGTGTAATTAACGAAGATTTGGCAGCGTATCAGCAATATCTTCCTCTACAACAGCTTCCAGAATTGCGACGGATTTTACTTAATCGTGTGAAAGTTAGTCCGGTAGTACTTTCGCAACTTCTCTACACACCGCAAGGAGAATTTTTGCTGCATCGGTTGGCGCAAGTCATTAAAACCAGTCAACCAGGATTTGGTAATTTGCGTTCGGCGCTAATTTCAGCCTCTGCTGAATCGGGAGGCTTGACACTTTTGAATGTGTTGCGTAAATACCCCAGCAGCAGCATTCGTCTTGATGTTGCAGAGACTTTAGAAATAGCTACGGAATTAGAGAAACTTGTTAACCAAACCCATAGTGCGATCGCAGCAGTTTCTCAAGAGTCTAAAATAGAAGCTGCTACCACTCCACAACCAAATCTCTCGCAATTGCCTGATTTAAAGGTTCCTGGCAAGTTTAAGTCGCAAAAATACACCCTAAAGTTTTTTGACTCAAAGCGCAACCGGCTTTTATTAACTGATGTTTACATTCCCAATGTTCAAAAGACTGCACCCGTAATTGTAATTTCTCACGGCTTGGGTTTAGATAGCAGCAACTTTCAATATTTAGCTACGCACCTATCTTCTTATGGATTTGCCGTTGTCGTTCCTAATCATCCTGGTAGCGATGCTAAACAATTACGTTCTCTGCTAAAGGGACACGCCGTTGAAGTAGCAGAACCAGGTGAATTTCAAGACCGACCTTTGGATGTCACATATATATTGAATCAATTGGAAAAAGGTAATCAATCTGATTCAAGGTTTAAAGGTCGCTTAAATCTGCAACAAGTCGGAGTATTTGGTCAATCTTTGGGAGGCTACACAGCCTTAGCCCTGGCAGGCGCAAAAATCAACTTTGAGCAGCTAAAACAAGACTGTCAACCAGCAGCACTGCAAAAAACCTGGAATATGTCTTTACTGCTCCAGTGTCGCGCTTTAGAATTGAGCATCAGCAAGTCTGGCAAGGATTATAACCTGCGGGATGAGAGAGTAAAAGCTGCGATCGCAGTTAATCCCATTACTAGTTCTATTTTCGGCAAAGCTGGCTTAAGTCAAATCAAAACTCCAGTGATGATTGTCAGCAGTAGTGATGATACAGTTGCACCAGCTTTATCTGAGCAAATTTTACCTTTCTCCTGGTTTGCGAATTCCCAAAAGTATCTCGTCATGCTTGTAGGTGGTACTCACTTTTCCACCATTGGTAATGGCAATCCTGCAAATCAACAAGTAGCATTACCTACTGATATGATTGGCGATGCTTCGCAAGCGCGTCGTTACATGAATGTTTTAAGTTTACCTTTCTTCCAAACATACATTGCAGGAAAACCACAATACACCCCTTACCTGAACGCCGCCTACACTCAAAGCATTTCTAGTAAGTCTCTTGGTTTAAGTCTTGTCAAGTCATTGAATACAACCGAATTAGCTCAATTGCTGGATATGCAAGGAGCCAAAACCGTAAAAAAAAAGTTCCCAACACCATAG
- a CDS encoding phosphodiester glycosidase family protein: MNVVINLLLFLLPILSSFWIAQTFNPLSSYQALHAIDGAALYKKELPNGNEAYLQVINLRKIHIDQIIGEVDNMGINEGKYYQGESKYYSPFFKRHLFSEVAEEYKKFYSNNVFSIINCSFFEQYESSTQLSFPIKLNGVVISGGNSPYGPIKQPKDKYYSNIRLKALVWDNKQAYITDYNQVSGAPLNQNRVKNAIVTYRYSDHPAKVLAQNQANKYQVIGTLDKDGVKGDELLLVMTVNKATLDEAADLLRKLGVKGDIITVDGGRSTYLFNSQNGNIIVPQLSNPQENPAFRNLPHYLGFRKTTKNQVPPKILIGQLTAKVLPKKDQPYLILWQDNFDSDVSIKLYDGDKLIQNISSRTASDGVYEWIPRISVKEGYFIRISSWKDRNIFGDLQF, from the coding sequence ATGAATGTTGTAATAAATTTATTGCTTTTTTTGCTGCCAATTCTGAGTAGCTTTTGGATTGCCCAAACTTTCAACCCTTTATCTTCTTACCAGGCTCTCCATGCTATAGACGGAGCGGCTTTATATAAAAAAGAATTACCCAATGGGAATGAAGCCTATTTACAAGTTATCAATCTCCGCAAAATACACATAGACCAAATTATCGGAGAAGTAGATAATATGGGTATAAATGAGGGTAAATATTATCAGGGAGAAAGTAAATATTACAGTCCTTTTTTCAAAAGACATTTGTTTTCTGAAGTTGCAGAAGAATATAAGAAATTTTACTCAAATAACGTTTTTTCAATAATTAATTGTTCTTTTTTTGAGCAATACGAGTCTAGTACTCAATTATCTTTTCCAATTAAATTAAATGGTGTAGTCATCAGTGGTGGTAATAGCCCTTATGGGCCAATCAAACAACCAAAAGATAAATACTACAGTAATATTCGTCTCAAAGCTCTAGTCTGGGATAATAAGCAGGCATACATTACCGATTACAACCAGGTTAGCGGCGCACCTCTCAACCAAAATAGAGTCAAAAATGCGATCGTCACTTACCGATACAGCGATCATCCAGCAAAAGTCTTAGCTCAAAACCAAGCAAATAAGTATCAAGTCATCGGTACTCTAGACAAAGATGGTGTTAAAGGTGACGAGTTATTGTTGGTTATGACGGTGAACAAAGCAACTCTGGATGAGGCAGCCGATTTATTACGTAAATTAGGAGTTAAAGGCGACATCATTACTGTTGACGGCGGTAGATCAACTTATTTGTTCAATTCCCAGAACGGAAATATTATTGTTCCCCAACTGTCTAATCCGCAAGAAAATCCTGCCTTCCGAAACCTTCCTCATTATTTGGGATTCCGTAAGACAACTAAAAATCAGGTTCCACCAAAAATACTGATTGGTCAGCTAACTGCTAAAGTACTTCCCAAGAAGGATCAGCCCTATTTAATCTTGTGGCAGGATAATTTTGATAGCGATGTCTCGATTAAGCTGTACGATGGAGACAAACTTATCCAAAATATTTCTTCCCGTACCGCTAGCGATGGTGTTTATGAGTGGATACCACGTATTTCTGTAAAAGAAGGCTATTTTATTCGTATTTCTAGCTGGAAAGACCGAAATATCTTCGGGGACTTGCAATTTTAA
- a CDS encoding DMT family transporter, producing MSLHQSSGRWRLGLVLSLLTVLLWGILPIALAVILQVLDVYTVVWFRFSVSFLLLAVYLGIRGKLPKLEQLRSASWKLLAIATLFLGINYFFFTQGLSLTSPANAEVLIQLSTLLLGFGGLVIFKERYRLYQWIGVSVMICGYVLFFREQLTNLITAHGTYLLGSVFIALGSMSWAIYALAQKQLLQSLSSASIMLIIYGGCALLFTPLAKVKSLLILNPFHLGMLLFCAFNTLIAYGAFSESLEHWEASRVSAVIALAPVVTLIAVAVVSVIAPNWIPSEHFSFVAILGAGLVVTGSVAIALGKAD from the coding sequence ATGTCACTACATCAAAGTTCTGGTCGCTGGCGCTTAGGGCTAGTATTATCGCTATTAACGGTTTTATTGTGGGGAATTTTACCTATTGCTCTGGCAGTAATTCTGCAAGTACTTGATGTCTATACCGTCGTTTGGTTTCGATTTTCGGTATCATTTTTACTACTAGCTGTGTATTTAGGAATACGTGGCAAGTTACCAAAGTTAGAACAACTACGTTCTGCTTCTTGGAAATTATTAGCGATCGCTACACTATTCTTAGGGATTAATTACTTCTTTTTTACCCAAGGTTTATCACTAACATCACCTGCTAACGCTGAAGTTCTGATTCAATTATCTACCCTTTTATTAGGTTTTGGAGGGTTAGTAATTTTTAAAGAACGTTATCGGCTGTATCAATGGATTGGTGTCAGTGTAATGATTTGTGGTTATGTTTTATTTTTTCGTGAACAACTAACGAATCTAATTACAGCGCATGGCACATATCTACTAGGTAGTGTTTTCATAGCGCTAGGCTCAATGTCATGGGCGATTTATGCTTTAGCACAAAAGCAGTTATTACAATCTTTATCTTCCGCCAGCATCATGCTGATTATTTATGGTGGATGTGCTTTATTATTCACTCCTCTAGCCAAAGTAAAATCACTTTTGATACTCAATCCTTTCCATTTAGGAATGTTGCTTTTTTGTGCTTTTAATACTTTAATCGCTTACGGTGCTTTTTCCGAATCATTAGAACATTGGGAAGCATCACGAGTAAGTGCCGTAATAGCTTTAGCTCCCGTTGTGACATTAATAGCAGTTGCAGTTGTATCAGTTATTGCACCTAATTGGATACCATCAGAACACTTCAGTTTCGTAGCAATATTGGGAGCAGGTTTAGTAGTTACAGGTTCAGTAGCCATCGCATTAGGAAAAGCTGATTAG
- a CDS encoding AbrB/MazE/SpoVT family DNA-binding domain-containing protein, with protein MTTVVAKWGNSLAIRLPKALAEQVNVKEGTDITFSVSGNSIVITPQQRKKYTLDELLEGMTPDNFHSEIDTGSAMGNEVW; from the coding sequence ATGACCACAGTTGTTGCTAAGTGGGGAAACAGTCTAGCTATTAGACTTCCGAAAGCTTTAGCTGAACAAGTTAATGTAAAAGAGGGAACAGACATAACTTTCAGCGTTTCAGGTAATAGTATTGTCATCACGCCGCAGCAGCGAAAAAAATATACGCTTGATGAATTATTGGAAGGTATGACTCCAGATAATTTCCATTCTGAAATAGATACCGGATCTGCTATGGGGAATGAAGTTTGGTAA
- a CDS encoding GNAT family N-acetyltransferase, whose translation MMAQFEYSTLAYPQDIQQLEHILEQCFISALGGEEAYIKMIGVENFRIIRRLEQVAGGLATLDMGQWWGGQRVPMTGIAVVGIAPEYRGSGAAIALMQHTLKELYDRGIAISALYPAVQSLYRKVGYEQGGSWCIWEIATQNIQVREQPLPLELVASINHEVFHELYQQQARQTHGYLDRHPAIWERIIQPNDKEIVYTYLIGTKDQPQGYIIFTQERTNNGEILFVKDWVLSTVDAAQSFWSFLASHRSQIQQVRWKSSAIDSLTLLLPEQTAKIKTTSRWLLRIIDAVKALELRGYPPGIQAELHLEIEDNLLTENNGKFILSVANGRGEVTKGGKGELQLDIRELAPLYTSLFTPYDLQIAGKLNGTETAILAATQIFAGASPWMADFF comes from the coding sequence ATGATGGCTCAATTTGAATACAGCACTCTCGCCTATCCACAGGATATCCAACAGTTGGAACATATCCTTGAACAGTGTTTCATCAGCGCCCTTGGTGGTGAGGAAGCTTACATCAAGATGATTGGCGTAGAAAATTTCCGTATTATTCGGAGATTAGAGCAAGTAGCTGGTGGATTAGCAACTCTCGACATGGGTCAGTGGTGGGGTGGTCAACGTGTACCAATGACAGGAATTGCTGTAGTGGGCATTGCTCCAGAATATCGGGGTTCGGGGGCTGCGATCGCTCTTATGCAGCATACTCTCAAAGAACTTTACGATAGAGGTATAGCAATTTCCGCCCTTTATCCAGCTGTTCAAAGCTTGTATCGAAAAGTAGGTTATGAGCAGGGGGGTAGCTGGTGTATTTGGGAGATTGCTACCCAGAATATCCAAGTACGGGAGCAACCCCTACCTTTAGAATTAGTAGCAAGCATCAATCATGAAGTCTTTCATGAGCTATATCAGCAGCAGGCGAGACAAACGCATGGATATTTAGACCGACATCCAGCAATTTGGGAACGAATAATTCAACCAAATGATAAGGAAATAGTCTATACCTATTTGATTGGTACTAAAGACCAACCCCAAGGCTATATCATCTTTACTCAAGAGCGAACAAATAATGGTGAAATCCTCTTCGTAAAAGATTGGGTACTGAGTACAGTTGATGCTGCACAAAGTTTTTGGTCTTTTCTAGCAAGTCATCGCTCTCAAATTCAACAGGTGCGATGGAAGAGTTCTGCAATTGATTCCCTGACATTGCTGCTACCAGAGCAAACTGCCAAGATTAAGACTACAAGTCGTTGGTTGCTGCGGATAATAGATGCAGTCAAGGCGCTGGAATTGCGTGGTTATCCACCGGGAATCCAAGCCGAATTGCACTTAGAAATTGAAGATAATTTGCTAACTGAAAATAATGGTAAATTTATTCTTTCCGTCGCCAACGGACGTGGTGAAGTCACAAAAGGTGGAAAAGGTGAATTGCAGCTAGATATCCGGGAATTAGCGCCATTATATACAAGCTTGTTTACCCCCTACGATTTGCAAATAGCAGGAAAACTGAATGGTACAGAAACGGCTATTTTAGCAGCTACGCAAATATTTGCAGGTGCTTCGCCTTGGATGGCTGATTTCTTTTAA
- a CDS encoding cytochrome c peroxidase: MAAILAGNTVSAQVTPSPLPSLKSISVPQPDNLGDFVKDKVAAVKLGKTLFWDMQVGSDGVTACASCHFHAGADNRSKNQIAPGLLRINPDGTENPDAVFNVGGLPNYQLKPGDFPFHSNDVSSSQGIFNSKFVDVTPGNAEDKVTNEPDPVFNVGGVNVRRVEPRNTPTVINSAFNFRNFWDGRAQNIFNGVNPFGLRDPNAAIAKAANPNKLEFVKVSLKNSSLASQAVGPPLSSFESSADGRTFQEIGDKFGRIDRRSLSAGKGKKLPRKLAKKLLPLRPLGKQVVHPQDSVLGADSRSPKPGLKDKTYGQLIQDAFKPEWWKSNQLIQVDAEGRRTFVKKPDRSLETNEYTLMEYNFSLFFGLAVQLYESTLISNDTPFDRFLEGSTNALTSEQQQGKQLFEGKAFCIACHVGSELTAASTSNVTKEGRIKRAPFPPNSPEDTGFFNIGVTPVTEDPSLGSNDAFGNPLSEARLAQLGKFQLLLGENPPILNPPLNSSEAVFAAGGFKAPGLRNVELTAPYFHNGGHATLEQVIDFYNRGGDLGLLPPLRLSPEEKQQLVAFLKGLTDERVRYDKAPFDHPQLFVPNGHPSGSSTAVINDGTGKATDSLLEIPAVGKNGGSGTPNFLS; this comes from the coding sequence ATGGCAGCAATACTAGCTGGAAATACTGTCTCAGCCCAGGTTACGCCATCGCCTCTACCTTCGCTCAAAAGCATATCGGTTCCACAGCCGGACAATCTTGGAGACTTCGTAAAAGACAAAGTAGCCGCCGTAAAGTTAGGAAAAACTCTTTTTTGGGATATGCAGGTTGGGAGCGACGGCGTAACTGCCTGTGCTAGTTGTCACTTCCATGCTGGGGCCGACAATAGATCCAAAAATCAGATTGCTCCTGGACTTTTACGGATTAACCCTGATGGTACGGAGAATCCAGATGCAGTTTTTAATGTTGGTGGACTACCAAACTACCAACTCAAACCAGGAGATTTTCCTTTCCACAGTAACGATGTCAGTTCTTCTCAGGGGATCTTCAATAGTAAGTTTGTTGATGTCACACCTGGTAATGCAGAAGACAAAGTAACAAACGAGCCAGATCCAGTGTTTAACGTGGGAGGCGTTAATGTGCGCCGCGTCGAGCCGCGTAACACTCCAACCGTGATTAATTCAGCATTCAACTTCCGCAACTTCTGGGACGGAAGGGCACAAAATATCTTTAATGGGGTGAATCCTTTCGGTTTAAGAGATCCTAATGCTGCGATCGCTAAAGCAGCAAACCCAAATAAACTAGAATTTGTCAAAGTCAGTCTGAAGAATTCATCTTTGGCATCCCAAGCGGTTGGCCCGCCACTAAGTTCCTTTGAGTCGTCTGCTGATGGTCGAACTTTTCAAGAAATTGGTGATAAGTTCGGGCGAATTGACAGAAGATCCCTCAGCGCTGGTAAAGGTAAAAAGCTTCCCCGAAAACTTGCGAAAAAGTTATTACCTCTCAGACCGCTAGGTAAGCAGGTAGTGCATCCACAAGACAGCGTTTTAGGTGCAGATAGTAGATCGCCCAAACCCGGACTCAAAGATAAAACTTATGGGCAGCTAATTCAAGATGCTTTCAAGCCGGAGTGGTGGAAGTCTAATCAACTCATCCAAGTTGATGCTGAAGGTAGAAGGACTTTTGTCAAAAAGCCCGATCGCTCCTTGGAGACTAATGAGTACACATTAATGGAGTACAACTTCTCGCTATTCTTTGGGCTGGCAGTTCAGTTGTACGAGTCTACACTCATTTCCAATGATACGCCCTTCGATCGCTTCTTAGAAGGAAGCACTAATGCCCTAACTTCTGAGCAGCAACAAGGGAAACAACTGTTTGAGGGCAAAGCTTTCTGTATTGCTTGTCACGTTGGATCGGAATTGACAGCTGCTTCAACAAGCAATGTGACTAAAGAAGGACGAATCAAACGTGCGCCCTTCCCGCCAAACTCCCCTGAAGACACTGGCTTCTTCAATATTGGTGTCACACCTGTTACAGAAGACCCTAGTTTAGGTAGTAATGACGCTTTCGGTAATCCGCTTTCAGAAGCACGATTGGCTCAGTTAGGGAAATTCCAGCTTCTTCTTGGCGAAAACCCTCCCATCCTGAATCCACCGTTGAATTCTAGTGAAGCTGTGTTTGCAGCCGGAGGTTTCAAAGCACCTGGACTTCGCAATGTGGAACTTACTGCTCCCTACTTCCACAATGGAGGTCACGCAACCTTAGAGCAAGTGATTGATTTTTACAATCGGGGTGGTGACTTAGGGCTTCTTCCCCCACTGCGTCTTTCACCGGAAGAAAAACAGCAATTGGTCGCCTTTTTAAAAGGTCTGACTGATGAGCGAGTTCGGTATGATAAAGCGCCTTTTGACCATCCGCAACTGTTCGTCCCCAATGGACATCCATCAGGTAGCTCTACAGCCGTTATCAATGACGGTACTGGCAAAGCTACGGATAGTCTATTAGAAATTCCTGCTGTTGGTAAGAATGGTGGTAGTGGTACTCCAAATTTCTTGAGCTAA